Proteins encoded by one window of Moorella humiferrea:
- a CDS encoding PSP1 domain-containing protein encodes MIVTVIGVRFKKAGKIYYFDPGNLELKKGDAVIVETARGLEFGEVVIPPRQVDEKQIVQPLRPVIRRATAADIEQVRINQEKEKEAFAICRQKIAEHGLPMKLIDVEFTFDVSKIVFYFTAEGRVDFRELVKSLAAIFRTRIELRQIGVRDEAKLLGGLGCCGRPVCCATFLGEFDPVSIRMAKEQNLSLNPSKISGLCGRLMCCLRYENEVYEEARRHFPPCGTTVQTPAGPGRVAGHNVLKGTVFVELPEQGTMEFSLKDIGREENER; translated from the coding sequence GTGATAGTTACGGTTATAGGCGTGCGCTTTAAAAAGGCCGGTAAAATATATTACTTCGACCCCGGGAACCTGGAGTTAAAGAAAGGCGATGCCGTAATCGTGGAAACAGCCCGGGGATTGGAGTTCGGCGAGGTGGTCATCCCGCCGCGCCAGGTCGATGAAAAACAAATCGTGCAGCCCTTGCGGCCGGTGATACGTCGGGCGACGGCCGCCGATATTGAACAGGTGCGTATAAATCAGGAAAAGGAGAAAGAGGCATTTGCCATCTGCCGGCAGAAAATCGCCGAGCATGGCTTGCCCATGAAGTTGATAGATGTGGAGTTCACCTTTGACGTCAGCAAGATCGTTTTCTATTTTACGGCCGAAGGGCGGGTCGATTTCCGCGAACTGGTCAAAAGCCTGGCGGCCATTTTTCGTACCAGAATCGAATTGCGTCAGATAGGCGTTCGGGATGAAGCCAAACTCCTGGGAGGGCTGGGCTGCTGCGGCCGACCGGTTTGCTGCGCCACTTTTCTGGGGGAATTCGACCCCGTTTCCATTCGCATGGCCAAAGAGCAGAACCTGTCTTTAAATCCGAGTAAAATTTCGGGTCTCTGCGGGAGGCTCATGTGCTGTCTGCGCTATGAAAACGAGGTTTATGAAGAGGCACGGCGTCATTTTCCTCCGTGCGGCACAACGGTCCAGACGCCCGCCGGACCCGGGCGGGTGGCGGGGCACAACGTCCTTAAAGGAACGGTCTTTGTGGAGCTTCCTGAGCAAGGCACCATGGAATTTTCCCTGAAAGACATTGGGAGAGAAGAAAATGAGCGGTAA
- a CDS encoding initiation control protein YabA — protein sequence MSGNFAITNEGTLAVALAELEAHLGEVMKEVRRLRALARSLEEENQRLRTIMIAEQAGEGGYQSLLRFYEEGFHVCPPHFARVRDGEGCLFCLSFLEKKKGMPSHG from the coding sequence ATGAGCGGTAATTTCGCTATTACCAATGAAGGCACCCTCGCCGTTGCCCTGGCGGAATTGGAAGCCCATCTAGGTGAAGTTATGAAGGAAGTACGGCGCCTGCGGGCTCTGGCCCGATCCCTGGAAGAGGAAAACCAGCGCCTTAGAACGATAATGATTGCCGAACAGGCCGGGGAAGGCGGTTATCAAAGTTTGCTGCGTTTTTATGAAGAAGGGTTTCACGTGTGTCCTCCCCATTTTGCCCGGGTGCGGGATGGTGAGGGCTGCCTTTTCTGCTTGAGTTTTCTGGAGAAAAAAAAGGGGATGCCTTCCCATGGCTAA
- the rsmI gene encoding 16S rRNA (cytidine(1402)-2'-O)-methyltransferase, translating to MANLYLVATPIGNLEDITLRALKILGEVDLIAAEDTRRTRELLAHYNLHTPLTSYHRHNLRSKTPYLLKMLLEGKKLALVSDAGMPGISDPGEELVREAIDAGINVVPIPGPNAALAALVASGLPTSRFVFEGFLPRKGKERRERLIALAAEERTLIFYEAPHRLVNTLDDLLAALGDRRVAVGRELTKMFETIWRGMLSEAIAFFQANPPRGEITLVVAGAAPSASFQYDPARAAAEVKELEEAGVERKAAMAMIARRYGRSRREIYRACLEERQK from the coding sequence ATGGCTAACCTTTATTTGGTGGCTACCCCCATCGGTAACCTGGAGGACATTACCCTGCGGGCTTTAAAGATATTGGGAGAAGTCGATTTAATCGCCGCCGAAGATACCCGGCGCACCCGGGAACTTTTGGCCCATTATAATCTGCATACACCTTTGACGAGCTATCATCGCCACAACTTGAGGAGCAAAACGCCTTATCTATTAAAAATGCTGCTGGAAGGTAAAAAACTGGCCCTGGTTTCTGACGCCGGAATGCCGGGCATCAGCGATCCTGGTGAAGAGCTGGTGCGGGAGGCTATAGACGCCGGGATCAACGTGGTCCCCATACCCGGTCCCAACGCCGCCCTGGCCGCCCTGGTGGCTTCGGGGCTACCGACCTCCCGTTTTGTTTTTGAAGGCTTTCTACCCCGGAAGGGGAAGGAAAGGCGGGAGAGGCTGATCGCTCTGGCGGCGGAAGAGCGGACCCTGATTTTTTATGAAGCCCCCCACCGCCTGGTTAATACCCTTGATGATTTGCTGGCGGCCCTAGGGGACCGCAGGGTTGCCGTCGGGCGGGAGCTCACCAAAATGTTTGAGACGATATGGAGGGGGATGCTTTCGGAAGCGATAGCTTTTTTCCAGGCTAACCCGCCCCGCGGGGAGATAACCCTGGTGGTGGCCGGGGCTGCCCCATCGGCCTCGTTCCAGTACGATCCAGCCCGGGCGGCGGCAGAAGTCAAAGAGCTGGAGGAAGCTGGGGTTGAGCGCAAAGCGGCCATGGCTATGATAGCCAGGCGCTACGGCCGGTCACGGCGGGAAATTTATCGCGCCTGTTTGGAAGAACGCCAAAAATAA
- a CDS encoding AbrB/MazE/SpoVT family DNA-binding domain-containing protein codes for MIKSTGVVRKVDELGRVVIPIELRRTLGIDEKDALEIYVDNEKIILKKYQPGCVFCGNAEDTVNFHGKNVCRACLEAMSQQAKAV; via the coding sequence ATGATTAAGTCGACCGGTGTTGTCCGTAAAGTGGACGAGCTCGGCCGGGTCGTCATTCCCATTGAGTTGCGGCGTACCCTCGGCATCGACGAAAAGGATGCGCTGGAGATTTACGTCGACAACGAAAAGATCATCCTTAAAAAGTATCAACCCGGCTGTGTTTTCTGCGGCAACGCGGAGGATACCGTCAATTTCCACGGTAAAAACGTCTGCCGCGCCTGCCTGGAAGCCATGAGCCAGCAGGCCAAGGCCGTCTAA
- the metG gene encoding methionine--tRNA ligase — protein sequence MGDKVFYVTTPIYYPSDKLHIGHALTTTMADTLARYKRLRGYDVYFLTGSDEHGQKIQRKAREAGMPPKKYVDGIVATFQELWRRLNISYNDFIRTTEPRHKRVVQYLLQKIYDQGDIYKSTYEGWYCTPCETFWTERQLVDGNCPDCGRPVELVKEESYFFRMSKYADRLLKYIKEHPEFIQPASRRNEMISFIESGLEDLCISRTTFDWGIPVPMDPRHVIYVWFDALTNYISALGYGTEDDHLFHKYWPAAVHLVGKDIVRFHTVIWPIILMAAGIEPPRQVFGHGWLLVDGGKMSKSKGNVVDPMVLIDRYGADAIRYFLLREMPYGADGYYSEEALINRINTDLANDFGNLLSRTTAMIEKFNGGIIESPAAPEPLDDDLIATARLVPDEVDAALNNFEFARALTAIWRLVNRANKYIEETAPWALAKDPLKRPRLNTVLYNLAEAIRQATVMVGPFMPGVPPRVWEQLGLVDLPAAHTWESLAVWGGIPAGIRVKRGPALFPRIEIKKEEGEETMTEQEKGAATSPAVNETQEAAAGDEEITIEEFARIKLRVAEVLAAEKVANADKLLKLEVKVGNERRTIVAGIARYYRPEELVGKKVVIVANLKPAKLRGILSQGMVLAAVDDEGLSLITPEREIKDGTPVR from the coding sequence ATGGGGGACAAGGTTTTTTACGTCACCACCCCTATCTATTATCCCAGCGATAAATTGCATATCGGTCATGCCCTGACAACCACCATGGCCGACACCCTGGCCCGCTACAAACGCCTGAGGGGTTACGACGTCTATTTTTTGACGGGCTCCGATGAACACGGTCAGAAGATCCAGCGTAAGGCGCGGGAAGCGGGTATGCCGCCTAAAAAATATGTAGATGGGATTGTAGCCACCTTTCAGGAACTGTGGCGACGTCTTAATATTTCTTATAACGACTTTATTCGCACCACAGAGCCGCGGCACAAGCGGGTGGTCCAGTATCTGCTGCAAAAAATTTATGATCAGGGAGATATTTATAAGTCCACCTACGAGGGATGGTACTGCACCCCGTGTGAAACCTTCTGGACGGAACGTCAACTGGTGGATGGCAATTGTCCCGATTGCGGACGACCGGTCGAGCTGGTCAAGGAAGAGAGCTATTTCTTCCGGATGAGCAAATATGCCGACCGCTTGCTAAAGTATATCAAAGAACACCCTGAATTTATCCAGCCCGCTTCCCGGCGCAATGAAATGATCAGCTTCATCGAAAGCGGGCTGGAAGATTTGTGTATTTCCCGGACCACCTTTGACTGGGGCATACCGGTCCCCATGGATCCGAGGCATGTTATCTACGTCTGGTTTGACGCCCTCACCAATTATATTTCCGCCCTGGGATACGGTACGGAGGACGACCATCTCTTTCATAAATACTGGCCGGCCGCCGTACACCTGGTGGGCAAAGACATCGTCCGCTTTCATACCGTAATCTGGCCCATTATTCTAATGGCCGCCGGCATCGAACCGCCCCGGCAGGTTTTCGGCCACGGTTGGCTCCTGGTAGACGGCGGCAAGATGTCCAAGTCCAAAGGCAATGTGGTCGATCCCATGGTGCTTATCGACCGCTACGGTGCCGATGCCATTCGCTATTTTCTCCTGCGGGAAATGCCCTACGGCGCCGACGGTTATTACAGCGAAGAGGCCTTAATCAACCGCATCAACACCGATCTGGCCAATGACTTTGGCAATTTGTTGAGCCGGACGACGGCCATGATCGAAAAATTTAACGGCGGTATAATCGAGTCGCCTGCAGCTCCGGAACCCCTCGATGATGATTTGATAGCCACGGCAAGGCTTGTGCCGGACGAAGTAGATGCGGCCCTGAACAATTTTGAGTTTGCCCGGGCCTTAACGGCCATTTGGCGCCTAGTCAACAGAGCCAATAAATATATCGAAGAGACGGCGCCCTGGGCCCTGGCCAAAGACCCTTTAAAAAGGCCGCGTCTCAATACGGTCCTTTATAACCTGGCCGAAGCCATACGTCAGGCGACGGTTATGGTGGGCCCCTTTATGCCCGGGGTACCGCCGCGAGTATGGGAGCAACTGGGTCTAGTCGATCTCCCGGCGGCCCACACCTGGGAGAGCCTCGCCGTCTGGGGAGGCATACCGGCCGGCATACGGGTGAAAAGGGGTCCGGCCCTCTTTCCGCGCATTGAAATAAAGAAGGAAGAAGGGGAAGAAACGATGACGGAACAGGAAAAAGGGGCGGCAACGTCGCCTGCCGTAAATGAAACCCAGGAAGCTGCGGCGGGAGACGAAGAGATAACCATTGAAGAATTCGCCCGCATAAAACTAAGGGTGGCAGAAGTACTGGCGGCCGAGAAGGTGGCCAATGCCGACAAGCTTTTGAAGCTGGAAGTCAAAGTCGGCAATGAGCGCCGTACCATCGTGGCCGGCATCGCCCGTTATTACCGGCCAGAAGAGCTGGTGGGCAAAAAGGTGGTCATCGTGGCCAATTTGAAACCGGCCAAACTGCGGGGTATACTCTCCCAGGGGATGGTCCTGGCGGCAGTGGACGATGAGGGTTTAAGCCTGATTACGCCGGAGCGGGAAATTAAAGACGGCACTCCGGTGCGGTAG
- a CDS encoding TatD family hydrolase: MPALIDSHAHLNDPAFAGDLNAVLGRLKEAGVAAVINVGYDVPSSRRAVEQAHTWPFIYAAVAVHPHDAATFDSEAEAVIGGLARDARVVAIGETGLDYYRNLSPRQRQQEVFRWHLDLARTLRLPVIVHDRDAHGDTLRILKKAAPFPAGGVLHCFSGSWEMARECLDMGFYISLAGPVTFKNAARLREIAGRVPMDRLLVETDCPYLTPEPHRGKRNEPAYVKLVVEAVAVTRGLPFEAVAEATAANARRLFGL, from the coding sequence TTGCCGGCATTAATCGATTCCCATGCCCACCTTAACGATCCGGCCTTTGCCGGCGACCTTAATGCCGTGCTGGGGCGTTTAAAGGAGGCCGGCGTGGCGGCCGTAATCAATGTGGGCTATGACGTCCCTTCATCGCGGCGGGCGGTGGAACAGGCCCATACCTGGCCCTTTATCTATGCCGCCGTGGCCGTCCATCCCCATGATGCGGCGACCTTTGATTCTGAGGCGGAGGCGGTAATAGGTGGCCTGGCGCGGGACGCCCGGGTGGTGGCCATTGGGGAAACGGGCCTCGATTATTATCGAAACCTTTCCCCGCGGCAGCGTCAGCAAGAAGTCTTTCGCTGGCATTTGGACCTGGCCCGTACACTACGCCTGCCGGTAATCGTCCATGACCGCGACGCCCACGGCGATACCCTGCGTATTTTAAAAAAGGCTGCTCCTTTTCCGGCAGGAGGGGTTCTCCACTGTTTTTCCGGTAGCTGGGAAATGGCCCGGGAGTGCCTGGATATGGGCTTTTATATTTCCTTGGCCGGCCCGGTGACCTTTAAAAATGCAGCCAGACTGCGGGAAATAGCAGGACGGGTGCCCATGGACCGCCTTCTTGTCGAAACCGACTGCCCCTACCTTACCCCTGAACCCCATCGCGGCAAGCGCAATGAACCGGCCTATGTAAAACTGGTGGTGGAAGCCGTAGCCGTCACCCGCGGACTTCCCTTTGAGGCCGTTGCGGAAGCCACTGCGGCCAACGCCCGCAGGCTCTTCGGCCTTTAG
- a CDS encoding 3D domain-containing protein, with amino-acid sequence MIKISLPSGRRPAIGRRKLLLGLVCLLLGIQTLFTAGWTGSRVDIFDRGDARQVNISQWFFGEIAEFNDGEIRLGDWVLPLPGAWFWPGLKLVVAGGVPVAAEIAGCNLWPQVPLPTAAAVLFQEGITLGPEDRIESNLGSNNPFQYIRVIRVENTTEVTRETVPPPLVRRPERTLAPGHEKVIQEGQPGVRCYQYQVKKENGVEVERRLLGSWMEVQPQPRVVAYGSRAYPAVTAARAGDTLKVIATAYTHTGNRTATGIWPYRGIVAVDPRVIPLGTKLYVEGYGYAVAQDTGGLIKGNRIDVFLDSEAEAIQWGRRQVTVRILGQ; translated from the coding sequence GTGATAAAAATATCACTTCCTTCCGGCCGGCGGCCTGCCATCGGTCGGAGAAAGTTACTGCTGGGGTTGGTGTGCCTTCTTTTAGGAATACAGACATTATTTACTGCCGGATGGACCGGCAGTCGCGTTGATATATTTGATAGAGGCGACGCCCGGCAGGTGAATATTAGTCAGTGGTTTTTTGGTGAAATTGCCGAATTTAATGACGGCGAAATACGCCTGGGGGATTGGGTTTTACCTCTACCCGGCGCCTGGTTCTGGCCGGGGTTGAAGCTGGTTGTGGCTGGCGGGGTGCCGGTGGCGGCGGAGATCGCCGGGTGCAATCTATGGCCCCAGGTACCTTTGCCGACGGCTGCCGCGGTCCTGTTCCAGGAAGGTATAACCCTTGGGCCTGAAGACAGGATAGAGAGCAATCTAGGAAGCAATAATCCTTTCCAGTATATCCGCGTCATCAGGGTGGAAAATACTACGGAAGTCACCAGGGAAACGGTCCCGCCTCCCCTGGTGCGCAGGCCGGAGCGGACTTTGGCGCCGGGGCATGAGAAGGTCATTCAGGAAGGGCAGCCCGGCGTTCGCTGTTATCAGTACCAGGTTAAGAAGGAAAACGGCGTCGAGGTTGAGCGCCGCCTCCTGGGGTCCTGGATGGAAGTCCAGCCCCAGCCGCGGGTAGTGGCCTACGGCAGCCGCGCCTATCCCGCCGTTACGGCGGCCAGGGCCGGTGATACCCTCAAGGTTATAGCCACGGCATATACCCATACCGGTAACCGGACGGCTACCGGCATCTGGCCTTACAGGGGCATAGTTGCCGTCGATCCCCGGGTCATCCCCCTGGGGACGAAACTTTATGTGGAAGGTTACGGATATGCTGTTGCCCAGGATACCGGCGGCCTAATTAAAGGCAACCGCATCGACGTATTTTTAGACAGCGAGGCCGAAGCCATTCAGTGGGGACGGCGCCAGGTAACCGTGCGTATTTTGGGGCAATAG
- a CDS encoding 3D domain-containing protein yields MDGWIAAWRQKNDYRRRRNWLWLLTAVLILFTGTGWGVMNYAWKQVSLQIDDREVTVRTFAGNVGELLKEQRIELQPGDEVLPAPDAPIARGMVIAVKRAVPIKVIADGQERTILTVSDTAAAVLEKAGVTVRPEDRVTPDLAATVKAGDTIKVVRITYNEETVKREIDYKVERRLDGSLEKGLTRVVQKGQKGLIEETYRVVYEDGQETGRELIGTQVIKEPVPEIMAVGALDTASRGGYEFRFERVMWAVATAYTHTGSRTATGVYPRVGTVAVDPNVIPLGSRLYVEGYGFGVAQDVGSAIKGNRIDVFVDTEAAAARWGVRRVKVYILR; encoded by the coding sequence ATGGACGGGTGGATTGCGGCCTGGCGCCAGAAGAACGATTATAGACGCCGACGAAACTGGCTGTGGCTCCTGACGGCGGTATTAATTCTCTTTACCGGTACCGGTTGGGGTGTTATGAACTATGCCTGGAAGCAGGTGAGCCTCCAGATAGACGACCGGGAGGTAACAGTTAGAACTTTTGCCGGTAACGTGGGGGAACTCTTAAAGGAACAGCGGATAGAACTGCAGCCGGGGGATGAAGTTCTTCCGGCGCCGGACGCGCCGATAGCCAGGGGAATGGTGATTGCGGTTAAGAGGGCCGTTCCGATAAAGGTAATTGCCGACGGCCAGGAGAGGACAATTTTAACGGTATCAGACACTGCAGCCGCGGTATTAGAGAAGGCGGGGGTAACTGTCCGGCCAGAAGATCGCGTTACTCCCGATCTGGCCGCCACGGTAAAGGCGGGGGATACGATTAAAGTTGTGCGGATTACTTATAACGAGGAAACTGTAAAACGAGAAATAGACTACAAGGTGGAACGGCGACTCGACGGCAGTCTAGAAAAAGGCCTAACAAGGGTTGTCCAGAAGGGGCAAAAGGGCTTAATAGAAGAAACCTACAGGGTTGTCTATGAAGACGGTCAGGAAACCGGTCGTGAGCTGATAGGGACGCAAGTTATAAAGGAACCGGTCCCGGAGATAATGGCCGTGGGGGCTTTAGATACCGCCTCCCGCGGGGGTTACGAATTTCGCTTCGAAAGGGTAATGTGGGCCGTAGCCACGGCATATACCCATACGGGATCTCGTACGGCCACAGGCGTGTATCCACGGGTGGGCACCGTTGCCGTGGATCCCAATGTAATTCCCCTGGGCAGCAGGCTCTATGTGGAAGGATACGGGTTCGGCGTGGCCCAGGATGTAGGCAGCGCCATTAAGGGAAATCGCATCGACGTTTTCGTGGATACGGAAGCAGCCGCGGCGCGCTGGGGCGTACGCCGGGTAAAGGTATACATCCTCCGATGA
- the rsmA gene encoding 16S rRNA (adenine(1518)-N(6)/adenine(1519)-N(6))-dimethyltransferase RsmA gives METVASPGRTLALLREKGLVPRKSRGQNFLVDSNIVRKIAAVAELNPYDIVVEIGPGLGALTQELAYRGGLVIAVEIDRDLLEVLRENLRDKGNVRLVAGDALKVNFDELVAGFLENAGGRLPTYKLVANLPYYITTPILMHLLTGKFRINLLVLMVQAEVGGRMLAAPGSKEYGALSIAVQYYTEAAAILKVPRTVFYPRPEVDSVVVKMRPRTTPPVQVDNEDFFFRVVRAAFNQRRKTLLNSLGGLGWERDLVLKAMTDAGIDPRRRGETLSIEEFARLSNALQRRVERR, from the coding sequence GTGGAAACCGTAGCATCGCCGGGGAGAACCCTGGCCCTCCTCCGGGAAAAGGGTCTGGTACCCCGCAAATCCCGGGGGCAGAATTTTCTTGTCGACAGCAACATCGTCCGCAAGATCGCCGCGGTCGCAGAACTTAATCCATACGACATCGTTGTTGAAATAGGCCCCGGCCTGGGAGCCCTTACCCAGGAACTGGCTTACCGTGGGGGCCTGGTGATCGCCGTGGAAATCGACCGCGATTTATTAGAGGTTTTAAGGGAAAACCTGCGGGATAAAGGGAATGTGCGCCTGGTGGCCGGCGATGCCCTGAAGGTTAATTTTGACGAGCTGGTGGCCGGATTTTTAGAAAACGCCGGAGGAAGGTTGCCCACTTATAAGCTGGTGGCCAACCTTCCTTATTATATAACCACCCCCATCCTCATGCATCTGTTGACCGGTAAATTCCGCATCAATCTCCTCGTTTTAATGGTGCAGGCGGAGGTAGGCGGCCGGATGCTGGCCGCGCCCGGTAGTAAGGAATACGGGGCCCTGAGCATTGCCGTCCAGTATTATACCGAAGCAGCCGCCATCCTGAAGGTTCCACGCACCGTGTTTTATCCGCGGCCGGAAGTTGATTCTGTAGTCGTCAAAATGCGCCCGCGGACAACGCCGCCGGTGCAGGTTGATAATGAGGATTTCTTTTTTCGCGTTGTGCGGGCCGCCTTTAACCAGCGGCGCAAGACTTTATTAAATTCCCTGGGCGGCCTGGGATGGGAACGCGATTTGGTACTCAAGGCCATGACGGATGCCGGGATCGATCCAAGGCGGCGGGGTGAGACTCTGAGTATTGAAGAATTTGCCCGTTTAAGCAACGCCTTGCAAAGGCGGGTAGAAAGAAGGTGA
- a CDS encoding ribonuclease H-like YkuK family protein produces the protein MYYISPTRGRLTAEEMFADMMQFVEGNPEAQYKIIIGTDSQARLRTCFVTAVIIHQVGKGARYYYKKRYQRKITSLRQKIFFETALSLETANFIAQKLTASGHADLNLEIHLDIGPNGDTKDLIREIVGMVVGSGFTAKIKPYSCGASKVADRFTKSG, from the coding sequence GTGTACTATATCAGTCCTACCAGAGGACGCCTGACGGCTGAAGAAATGTTTGCTGATATGATGCAGTTTGTCGAAGGCAACCCGGAGGCCCAGTATAAAATCATTATCGGCACGGATTCCCAGGCACGGCTTCGTACGTGTTTCGTGACGGCCGTAATAATCCATCAGGTGGGCAAGGGAGCCCGCTATTATTATAAAAAAAGGTACCAGCGTAAGATTACTTCGCTGCGCCAGAAGATCTTTTTTGAAACGGCTTTAAGCCTGGAAACGGCCAATTTCATCGCCCAGAAACTGACAGCCAGCGGTCATGCCGACCTCAACCTGGAAATCCATCTGGACATTGGGCCCAACGGCGACACCAAGGATTTAATTCGGGAGATCGTCGGTATGGTGGTCGGCAGCGGCTTTACGGCCAAGATTAAACCTTATTCCTGCGGTGCTTCAAAGGTGGCCGACAGATTTACTAAAAGCGGCTAA
- a CDS encoding LysM peptidoglycan-binding domain-containing protein — MAIFKVFLSLLRPFFLASLLLFGIPAFAGTAAAATYTVQPGDTLYLIGQRYGISAWELQQANGLSSTWIYPGQTLWVPDSGSSTYVVKAGDTLYLIGQRYGLSYQQIMAANNLTSDIIYPGQILRIPTNSNQPVASRGTSSNYTASDLDLLAHLVYGEARGEPYAGQVAVAAVVINRTKDGRFPSTIAGVIYDPDAFTCVNDGQFYLAPDATAYQAARDALRGYDPSGGALYFWNPAKVPASSWVWTRTIITQIGNHVFAR, encoded by the coding sequence ATGGCAATTTTTAAGGTTTTTCTATCTCTTTTACGGCCGTTTTTCCTGGCCTCCCTCCTGCTCTTCGGCATTCCTGCCTTTGCCGGTACGGCAGCCGCCGCCACCTACACCGTCCAGCCCGGCGACACCCTCTATCTCATCGGCCAGCGCTACGGGATCAGCGCCTGGGAACTGCAGCAGGCAAATGGTCTAAGTAGTACCTGGATCTATCCCGGGCAAACCCTGTGGGTACCCGACAGCGGAAGCAGTACTTACGTAGTTAAGGCCGGCGATACCCTTTACCTCATCGGCCAGCGCTACGGCCTCTCCTACCAACAAATCATGGCCGCCAACAACCTTACAAGCGATATCATCTATCCAGGGCAGATTTTACGCATCCCTACCAATTCAAACCAACCCGTCGCTTCCCGGGGTACAAGCAGTAACTATACCGCCAGCGATCTAGACCTCCTCGCCCATCTGGTCTATGGCGAAGCCCGGGGCGAACCTTATGCCGGACAGGTAGCCGTTGCCGCGGTAGTAATAAACCGCACTAAGGACGGACGTTTTCCCAGTACCATCGCCGGCGTCATCTATGACCCCGATGCCTTTACCTGCGTTAATGACGGGCAGTTCTACCTGGCGCCGGATGCCACCGCCTATCAGGCCGCCCGTGACGCCCTGCGGGGCTATGACCCCAGTGGCGGTGCCCTTTATTTCTGGAATCCGGCCAAAGTTCCAGCGTCTTCATGGGTCTGGACGCGAACCATCATCACCCAAATAGGCAACCACGTCTTTGCTCGTTAA
- the yabG gene encoding sporulation peptidase YabG, giving the protein MQKIKPGDIVARKKYGKDIFFKVKSIIITDTGKTTAILKGLDVRLVADAPLEDLEVQPAEAVLRYRHCDIQKHSLCFRKILQRREAEREAHILRGDVFLKGEGEPEKKAVSSGDGFFEVPGRVLHIDGDEEYLDKCLHAYAQLKIPARGVCLPEESQANKVEALLKEYTPDILVLTGHDGLLREKDINYTDLDSYRHSKHFVAAVRVARMLRPTHDDLVIFAGACQSHYEALLEAGATFASSPRRVLIHAYDPVFVVERIAYTSIDKTLVPADIIKDTITGTDGIGGIEIKGKLRLGYPTASY; this is encoded by the coding sequence TTGCAGAAGATAAAGCCCGGAGACATTGTAGCACGTAAAAAATATGGCAAAGATATTTTTTTTAAAGTTAAGTCCATTATCATAACGGACACGGGCAAAACTACGGCGATTTTAAAGGGGCTAGACGTCAGACTGGTGGCCGACGCTCCCCTGGAAGATCTAGAGGTGCAGCCGGCCGAGGCAGTACTTCGTTACCGCCATTGCGATATACAAAAACACAGCCTTTGCTTTCGCAAAATTTTGCAGCGCCGCGAGGCCGAAAGGGAAGCCCATATCCTGCGTGGGGATGTTTTTTTAAAGGGTGAAGGCGAGCCGGAGAAAAAGGCAGTTTCATCCGGTGATGGTTTTTTTGAGGTACCGGGCCGGGTGTTGCATATTGACGGTGACGAAGAATACCTCGATAAATGCCTCCACGCTTATGCACAGTTGAAAATACCGGCCCGGGGCGTTTGTTTGCCGGAAGAGAGTCAGGCTAATAAAGTAGAAGCGCTTTTAAAGGAATATACCCCCGATATCCTGGTTCTTACCGGCCACGACGGATTGTTGCGGGAAAAGGATATTAATTATACGGATCTTGACAGTTACCGCCATTCAAAACACTTTGTCGCTGCGGTCCGGGTGGCCAGGATGTTACGCCCCACCCATGACGACCTGGTTATTTTTGCCGGGGCCTGCCAGTCCCATTATGAGGCCCTCCTTGAAGCCGGGGCCACCTTTGCGAGTTCGCCGCGACGTGTCTTGATCCACGCCTACGATCCGGTTTTTGTGGTGGAGCGCATTGCCTATACCTCCATCGATAAAACCCTGGTCCCTGCCGATATAATTAAAGATACGATTACGGGTACCGATGGAATTGGCGGCATAGAGATTAAAGGCAAATTGCGTCTCGGTTATCCAACGGCCTCTTATTGA
- a CDS encoding Veg family protein: MAGKEVLATIREDLEARVGQKVRLRANRGRKKILEKTGILEKTYPNIFVIRLEESRSPERRISFSYTDVLTNTVELTIEGENGIKRLGTRG, encoded by the coding sequence TTGGCTGGCAAGGAAGTTCTGGCGACTATCAGAGAAGATCTGGAGGCCCGGGTGGGCCAGAAGGTGAGGCTGAGGGCCAACCGGGGGCGAAAGAAGATCCTGGAGAAAACCGGTATACTGGAAAAGACTTACCCGAATATCTTCGTGATCCGGTTGGAAGAAAGCAGAAGCCCGGAACGGCGGATATCCTTCAGCTATACTGACGTTTTGACCAATACTGTAGAACTTACGATAGAAGGCGAGAACGGCATCAAAAGACTCGGCACCAGGGGATAA